The Castanea sativa cultivar Marrone di Chiusa Pesio chromosome 11, ASM4071231v1 genome contains a region encoding:
- the LOC142616142 gene encoding F-box/LRR-repeat protein At4g14096-like yields the protein MEESGIEAFDRLSNLPIAIIHHIMSFLPTTDATRVTILSKKLNFVSQSYPILDFDEPLYNNRLSFSRGKLVSFLDFMRHSLKRCSSNFSNIHKFRLCFIMQHDNKPNKRINKSICFPMHNLRELVLKVIVESVPDYYFYRLQKIVTPMSIVVLNLEGFEFKFEDMISSLTLVEDLTLKGCHVSSNFSILSAKLITLKLWGCEGLENIMIDAFNLQSFSLFKPTSSSEINIVDGKSLKNLVLHNKTITDDWLEDLVSKLLLLENLSISSRFLKEIKIRHQQLKLFDK from the coding sequence ATGGAGGAGAGTGGAATTGAAGCCTTTGATCGCCTCTCCAACTTGCCTATAGCCATCATTCATCATATCATGTCTTTCCTTCCAACTACAGATGCAACTCGTGTTACCATCTTGTCCAAGAAACTTAATTTTGTAAGCCAATCTTACCCAATCTTAGATTTTGATGAGCCTTTATACAACAACAGATTGTCCTTTTCAAGGGGAAAACTTGTTTCGTTCTTGGATTTCATGCGACATTCACTTAAACGTTGCTCATCAAATTTCAGCAACATACACAAATTTAGGCTTTGCTTCATTATGCAACATGACAACAAACCAAATAAGCGAATCAATAAGTCAATTTGTTTTCCCATGCATAATCTCAGAGAGTTGGTTCTTAAAGTTATAGTTGAAAGTGTTcctgattattatttttatcgtTTGCAAAAAATAGTAACTCCTATGTCAATTGTTGTATTGAACTTAGAAGGCTTTGAATTCAAGTTTGAGGATATGATCTCGAGCTTGACTTTGGTTGAAGATTTGACACTTAAGGGTTGCCATGTATCAagcaatttttcaattttaagtgCCAAGCTTATAACTTTAAAGCTCTGGGGTTGTGAAGGACTAGAGAATATTATGATTGATGCATTCAACTTGCAATCTTTCTCACTTTTCAAACCAACAAGCTCTTCTGAAATCAATATTGTCGATGGTAAGAGTTTGAAGAATTTAGTTTTacataataaaaccattacagATGACTGGCTTGAAGACCTTGTCTCCAAACTACTTTTACTTGAAAATCTGTCAATCAGCAGCCGATTTCTGAAAGAAATTAAGATACGTCATCAACAGCTTAAGCTTTTTGACAAGTGA